Genomic segment of Candidatus Peregrinibacteria bacterium:
TTTTTAGAATTTAATCTTTTCGCAGGAGCGACAACAGAAACTCGTGTAACTGATATCTCAACAAATGGATATATTGATGAGAATGGAGATGGAGGGTTTCAACAAGGAACTGACAATAATGTGAATTTGAAGGATATTGTACAGGCAGTGAAGCTTATTGACTCCAGCAGCAAACAAGTAATAACAACAGAATCTGTACCATCATTCGGAACAGTCGTGTTTGATAATGTAAATATACTTATTTCAAAAGGAACACATCGAGCATTTAAGATTTGTGGAGATATTTCTGTGAATGCGTACCTGAACAACACACCAGAAAAAGTAGCCTTCACTATTCCACTACTGTCAATTACAGCACAAAATAGCGACGGAAATACTCTTTCTCAGACAGGAACGGCGAATACAAATTATTCCACGGTAATAACCGTTGTTGCGTCATCTTCGGCTTCAGGAGGCGCTCTGACGCTTTCTGTTTCGCCATCTACTCCTCAAGAAGGCATTTTGTTTCCGGGAGATGTCAAAAAACTTGTTTCCAAATATAAATTTTCTGCCGCAGGAGAAGGGTTTGTCGTGAGGAAACTCGCAGTGAATAATTTTCAATCTGGAGTAACTGATGCCGACCTCGCAGAATATGATAACAATGTGAAATCAGTAACCATTTCATATCTCAACTCTCAAGGGCAAACAGAAGAAAAAACATCATATGTTTCTCAGGGGAATGCACTTTTTTCAGGACTTAATATCGCTGTTCCAAAAGATGGAACTGCAGATCTCAGCGTATTTGTGAATGTGAATACTGTTTTACTCGGAGCAACACCAGGAGAGTTTTTGAGACTTGATCTCGCCTTCAACCAATTTGAAGCAATGGGAACCACTTCAGGAGAAATATTCCGAGCCTACCGAATGGATGCAGATTTCCTGAGTTCTGCTGACTTCGATTTTGGAGAAATGCGATGGATGAACAGCGGAGTTTCTGTTCAAGGAACCGATACTACGGGAAGCAATACTCTTGGAGAAACTACTTCTTTTAACGTTCAACCGGGAGTTTTACTTCCAATTGGAACGCTTATTTGCGTCGATGATAACAGTTCTGGAACCTGTGATGCAGAAGATATCTATGTGGTAGAAAGCTGGGTGAATGAAGGTGATACAGTAACAACAACACTTCTTGATGATGCCGGTGATGGAGTTTACGCAAATAACGCTGGAGATAATATTCTTTACGCACTTCCGGGAGACGGGTATTTGATCACTACAAATCAAATGCAAATTGGTGCCTCAACTCCAACTCTTGCACTCGATCCAAATTCTCCAAGAGGACCTCGAACTCCATTATCAGGAGATACCACATTTATCTTTGATGTAAGAGCTGCAAATAGCGGAGATATTCACATTACTCCTGGAACCGAACTCATTGCTTCTGATGGCTATGATGGAAATGGGAATAATAACCTTCCACTCGGATCCAGCGTAGAAACAGGAAAGCGACTTGATGGACTTTCTATGACCGAGCCTCTTATGAATTTCACCTCAGGAGACACGATTTCTTTTGAGCCAACACAGCAAAGCACAAGTCAGTATAAACGAATTGCTTTTTGGATGATGTGGTCAGATGCTGCGGGAACTCTTCAGCCGACATTTACTGATCTGAAACTCGAAACCGCATCAAGTTCAACAGGACAACCAACCAATGGGACTTCTCTTTCTCAACTCATTTGTGGAGCTGATCAGAGTAATCTCGTGAGCGGAGAATGGTATTTCTGCGATCTCGATCTTCCGGGAAATGATCGATATGTTCACCTCGAGCTTGATGATATGACAGAATTTTCTACAGCAGACACGCTCTATT
This window contains:
- a CDS encoding PKD domain-containing protein; amino-acid sequence: ASDPENGPLTYTVVWGDEPIQIQPYLVNQTATFSHTYSRAGTYTPTVTVTDDHGLSAKTSATLTVTPQGPTTGKEPVNVNLNTETMSSTAAVGQKDVCFLEFNLFAGATTETRVTDISTNGYIDENGDGGFQQGTDNNVNLKDIVQAVKLIDSSSKQVITTESVPSFGTVVFDNVNILISKGTHRAFKICGDISVNAYLNNTPEKVAFTIPLLSITAQNSDGNTLSQTGTANTNYSTVITVVASSSASGGALTLSVSPSTPQEGILFPGDVKKLVSKYKFSAAGEGFVVRKLAVNNFQSGVTDADLAEYDNNVKSVTISYLNSQGQTEEKTSYVSQGNALFSGLNIAVPKDGTADLSVFVNVNTVLLGATPGEFLRLDLAFNQFEAMGTTSGEIFRAYRMDADFLSSADFDFGEMRWMNSGVSVQGTDTTGSNTLGETTSFNVQPGVLLPIGTLICVDDNSSGTCDAEDIYVVESWVNEGDTVTTTLLDDAGDGVYANNAGDNILYALPGDGYLITTNQMQIGASTPTLALDPNSPRGPRTPLSGDTTFIFDVRAANSGDIHITPGTELIASDGYDGNGNNNLPLGSSVETGKRLDGLSMTEPLMNFTSGDTISFEPTQQSTSQYKRIAFWMMWSDAAGTLQPTFTDLKLETASSSTGQPTNGTSLSQLICGADQSNLVSGEWYFCDLDLPGNDRYVHLELDDMTEFSTADTLYFDVMRLYNEKIVVDIASDGDLDTYAHNISNPGSPVSALLALSGTNFSADGYISTKTNGASATTEASVTFIPTNLNPLLNFASGTTTVLAVQTDTASLLHEDAGEADMLTFSIAYGRSVDGNVVAGGFWYNDGYNTIKWLGNTEGSRLIGNTLEY